The genomic region AGCGGTGTCTTCCGGCGCGGCTTGTTCTTCTGCCAAAACAGCCCCGTCTCACGTTTTACTCGCCTTGGGGCGTTCGGAACAGCTAGCTTATGCCTCAATTCGATTTGGGATTGGGCGGTTTAATACGATAGAGGAGATCGATCGCGTAACAGAACACGTGGTGGCGACAATCTCTAGCCTGCGGCGACAAAAGCAGTTATCAGCGATCGCCGATCGCTGAACAGTTAACAGTTATTGGTAAAGATGAATCGGAAAAAAAGACAAGCCACGGGCGATAATTGACTTCAAACTGTGGTGTGTTTGAACGTGGTGTGTTTGAACAATGGAAATGGATAGCGGACGACCTATCGGTGTAGATTTGTTTGCAGGTGTTGGTGGGATGACGCTTGGTTTTGAACAAGCAGGTTTTGATGTCCTGGCAGCTGTGGAAATCGATCCGATCCATTGTGCAACCCATCAGTTTAATTTTCCGCTTTGCTCGGTTTTATGTAAGAGCGCGATCGATGCTACAGGTACAGAAATTAGAAATCGTTCGACAATAGGCGATCGCGATATTGATGTCGTCTTTGGCGGTTCTCCCTGTCAGGGATTTTCGTTAATTGGCAAACGCGCTTTGGACGATCCGCGCAATGCGTTGGTACATCACTTTTTGCGATTGGTACTAGAGCTAAAACCAAAATATTTTGTATTTGAAAACGTGCCAGGATTAACTATTGGCAATCATCGGCAATTTCTCTCAGAATTAATTGCAGCTTTTGGCGCTGGTGGATACGAAGTTAAAACAGATTATCGAGTTTTAAACGCGGCAAACTATGGTATACCTCAAGATCGAGCTAGGTTATTTCTGCTTGGCTGTCGTTACGGTTTACCTTTGCCTGACTATCCTCAACCGATAACGAAACCCTCACTCTCTCGTAAATCAAAATATATTTTAAATTTACCTCATTTAAAACCAACTCCTACAATTTGGGATGCACTGTGCGACCTTCCAGTAGTAGAAATGTATCCAGAATTACTTCGGCAAGATTGGACAATTGTTGAATACAGCAAACCCAGTCATTATAGTAGTAAAATGCGCGGTATTTTTGCTAACAATGATAACTACGCTGGCGATCGCCACTTTGATTCATGTCTATTGACTTCTAGCATGAGAACTCGTCACGGTGACAATTCTATTGCTAGATTTGCTACTACCAATTGGGGGGAAGTAGAGCCAATCAGCCACTTTTATAAACTTGCTCCTGAAGGCATTTGTAATACTTTACGAGCTGGGACGGCGAGTAATTTAGGGGCTTTTACTTCACCCCGTCCGATTCATCCCTATAAGCCAAGATGTATTACTGTTAGAGAAGCCGCCCGATTGCATTCTTATCCCGATTGGTTTCGATTTCATCAGACAAAATGGCACGGTTTTCGCCAGGTAGGAAATTCTGTACCACCACTTTTAGCTCAGGCAATTGCTAGAGAAATTATCCGTGTTTTAGGAGTAGTTCCAGTCAAACTAAAAGAAACACAACAACTGGGAAGCGATCGCCTACTTCAACTCAATATGACTCAAGCAGCACGAATTTATGGTGTAGCGGCAAATGCGATCGCGCCAAGGTTAAGACAGAAGCGAAGAGAATGAGTGTCGTTTTCGGTATTGTTGACTAGAATTGGTAGGTTATTTGTTTCGCGCTAGCCGAGAGTTATGGGCGATCGCGCCAGTCAAAAACTTTAAATTAAAAAAACTTTAAATAATGTCTCAGAATTCTGATAAAACTTAAAACAGAGGTAACTGAGAGCATACGTGATGGTGGCAGCAGCAGACTACCGAGAGATTGACATTGCCCCATTAATCGACCATACCTTGCTGATCCCGACGGCAACGCCCGCCCAGGTAGAACAGTGGTGTATGGAAGCAGACAGATTTGGATTTGCCGCAGTTTGTATCAACCCCGTCTACGTGCGGCAAGCAGCAGAATTGCTCTACGGCAAAAAACCAAAAGTTTGCACGGTGATTGGCTTCCCTACCGGAGCCACGACATCAGCGGTAAAGCTGTACGAAGCGCAAGAAGCAGCCGACAGCGGGGCGACTGAATTAGATGTCGTCATCAATTTAGGCTGGCTTAAAGCTGAGAAAACAGAAGCACTGCACCGAGAAATAGCCGAAATTTGTGAAGAAACGGGGCAGACAGTCAAAGTTATTTTAGAAACCACCCTTCTGACAGAGGCAGAAAAACGACTTGCCGCAGATATATGTATGGATGCGGGAGCAGCGTTTCTCAAAACAAGTACGGGATGGAATGGGGGTGCAACAGTGGCAGACGTGCGCTTACTTAAAGAAATTGCTAAGGAACGAGTCGGTATTAAAGCATCGGGAGGAATTCGCACTATAGACCAGGCAATAGAGCTAATATTGGCAGGGGCGACGCGACTAGGTACATCTCGCAGCGTCGATCTACTCCGCCAGCGCGATAACCTGGAAAAAGAGACAAGCTTCGAGGAGCGAGGAGCGAGGAGTTAGGGGTAAGTGGAACTAGAGTATAGATAAAAATTACTGCTGTTTCCCCCACCTCTGTTTCCCTAATTTTTCCCTCACTCCTCACTCCTTACCCCCTAATCTATGAGTCGTACCTACAAAGCCACTGGAATTAATTTAAAGAGTATGCCTTTGGGTGAGGCAGATCGATTGTTGACGATTTTGACTCAGGAGTTTGGTTTGATCCGAGCTGTTGCGCCTGGGGTGAGAAAGCAAAATTCAAAGATTGGTGGTAGAAGTGGGTTGTTTGTCGTCAACGAATTGTTGATTGCTAAAGGGCGATCGCTCGATAAAATTACTCAAGCTGAAACCCTAGAGTCATATCCGGCTCTGGGTCAAGACTTAGGTAAGCTAGCTGCTAGCCAGTATTTGGCAGAAATGGCGATGTGTCAAGCTTTGAGCGAACAACCCCAAACTGAATTGTTTTACTTGCTCAACGAGCATCTTAAACGCCTGGAACAATTGCCTAAATCTTCAGGATTTTCTATTTTGGCTCATCTATGCCATGCAGCGTTTCACCTGTTGGCTTTGGCAGGGATTGCGCCCCAAGTTCAAGCTTGTTCTTTAACGGCAAATTCCCTGACTCCAGATTTTTCTACTCCTGAGTGGCAAGTAGGATTTAGTACATCAGCAGGAGGAACGGTAAATTTGTCCGCCTGGGAAAATGCATCGGCTACAGACAAAAATAGCGATCGAAACAAATCTATAAAACCTGATGATGTTACTAATACCAAGATTTTGCCACCTACGGGCAGAGTGGCAGAGGCGATTGGTACGGGTTATCGGGCGATCGCCCACAAGCAAGAGAAACTCGTACTCGATCGGCGGATAAATGCCGCAGAACTAACTCTATTGCAACATCTGTCTCAGGCTAATCTACCTGCGATCGCTGATTTGCATCACCATGATTGGTTATCCATCGAACGCATTTTGCGTCAGTACGTACAGTATCACTTCGGTCGCCCAATTCGGTCAGCTGCCCTAATTGATAGTTATTTCGCTTCTCTGCCGAGTCCTTTAACAGAAGATCATGCAACCGTTTGATTTAGATACCAGAAATATCAAGCCATCCTCTGCTGAGGCTAATTTCCTCAGAAGTCCCGTTGGGGGTCACGCTGCTAATTCGCGGTCTACGCCATCTACGCCCAGATATTTATCTAGTAAAAAGCAAATATCTCATAATTCTGTAGCTGAAAGTACAAACTTCCAAGAAAAAACCAACACTCAAGAAAAAAGTGAATTTTATATGGGAGAGGCAGATGACAAGCTGCCAAAAATAGAGCAGTTAAATGAAACTGTTAGAAATGGCGTAGTTACAAAAACGCTAGACAGCAAGGATAGCACGATCGCCACGGAGTCGGGTGGCTCAAATGGCAGTTCTCAAGTGCATGGAGATGAGCCACCATCTGAAGAGCCACAAGGATTTTTGCCGGTTTTGCGCAACCGCAATTTTCTCTCTTTATGGAGCGGTCAAGTCTTTTCTCAACTTGCCGATAAAGTTTATTTAGTGATGACGATCGCTATCATTTCCAGTCGCTTTCAAGCCAGCGATCAAAGTATCAGCGGGTGGGTTTCGGCGATTATGATGGCTTTTACCATCCCCGCAGTCTTATTTGGCTCAGTTGCAGGGGTATTTGTCGATCGATGGTCGAAAAAGATTGTACTTGTAGTGACAAACTTGCTACGGGGCGTTTTTGTGTTGTCAGTCCCATTTCTGTTGTGGTTCACGCAAGACTGGCATTCAATTTTTAATTTGCCCGTAGGCTTTGCGATTCTTTTAGGATTATCGTTTGCGATCTCGACACTGACACAGTTCTTTGCTCCAGCCGAACAAGCAGCAATTCCGTTAGTCGTGGAGCGAAGACACTTACTATCAGCTAACTCGCTTTACACCACGACAATGATGGCTTTGGTGGTTGTGGGATTTGCGGTAGGAGAACCATTACTGGCGATCGCCGATACAATTACCGATCGCATTGGTGTCGGTACAGGTATGGGTAAGGAAATCGTTGTTGGCGGGAGTTACGCGATCGCCGGACTGATTTTATTTCTTCTCAAAACTGGCGAGAGCCTACCCGATAGCGATCGAGAACCGCCCCACGTTTTGCAAGATCTACGTGATGGACTCAGCTATCTCAAACACAATCGTCGCGTCCGCAATGCCCTCCTCCAGCTAATCATTTTATTTTCCATCTTTGCCGCTCTAACCGTGCTTGCCGTGCGGTTAGCAGAAGTCATTCCAGGGCTAAAGTCTTCTCAGTTTGGCTTTTTGTTAGCGGCTGGCGGAGTTGGAATTGCCTCTGGTGCAACTCTCCTCGGTCAATTCGGTCAACGCTTTTCCCACGCTCAGTTAAGTTTGTGGGGTTCTGTGGGCGTAGCAGCCTCCTTAGTCGGTCTATCGATGTTCTCCCAACAACTGTGGTTTGCTTTAGCATTGATTGCGCTGCTAGGGGCTTGTGCTGCCTTAGTAGCGATCCCCATGCAGACCACAATTCAAAAAGAGACTCCGCCTGACATGCATGGTAAAGTCTTTGGTCTCCAAAATAACGCCATTAATATTGCTTTATCTCTACCGCTAGCACTGGCTGGTTTAGCAGAGACATTAATTGGTTTACAGGCAGTTTTTCTAAGTTTAGCCGTAATCGCGATCGCAGGAGGTCTCTTAACCTGGTATATTTGCCGTACAGAGACCCAGATTGTTAGTTAGTTATCAACGAGAGGCTTTGGGGAGAATCAAGGGAGCAGGGAGCAGGGAGCAGGGAGCAGGGGAAAGAGAGAGTCGCGGAGCTGAGGGAGCGCAAGTTGCTGCTGAGGGAGAGAATTGACCACCACGCACCACACCCCACACCCCACACCCTACACCCCACACCCTACACCCCACACCCGACTCCCGACTCCTAAGTCTCTTACTAGATCGGAAAATCGAGCCGCAACCGAATGCATATTGCCTGGATTGGAAAAAAATCACCCTTTTGTGGCAATGTTACTTACAGTCGAGAAGTTACTAATGCCTTGCTAGACCGAGGAAATCAGGTGAGTTTTCTTCACTTCGCTCAAGAAGAAGAAGAAGCTAAGCGGGATAATTGGCCCGACTGCCCAGAAGTCCCTCTACCTTTCCTCTATAAGTCTCAAGTCTATACAATCCCGACTTTAGGGGCAACAAAGGTTTTAACTCAGTCGCTACGGGAGTTAAAACCAGATTTAGTTCATGCATCTTTAACGCTATCTCCCCTAGATTTCATCCTGCCAGAGATTTGCGAGGAGCTGAACCTGCCTCTTATTGCAACTTTCCACACTCCCTATGCTGGTAAAGGGGCAAAACTCGTATCGGGTACTCAATTGCTGGCATATCAACTGTATGCTCCATTTTTAATCAACTACGATCGCGTTATCGTCTTTTCGGAAGTCCAGCGAGAGTTGTTTGTTAAAATGGGTTTGACTGCTGACAAAGTAGCAGTGATCCCCAACGGCGTAGACGTACAGAAGTATAGTCCTGGGACTTCACGCATCAAGCAAGAATTCCACGCCGAACGACTATTCGTCTATCAAGGTCGAATTGCGGCGGAAAAAAATATCGAAGCATTGCTTCGCGCCTGGAAGCAAGCGGAGATGAAACCTAGTAGTAAATTGCTCATGGTAGGTGATGGTCCCCTTACCGCTTCTTTGCGACCTTTCTACAGCGCAGAATTTGGCATTTACTGGCTGGGATATATTGCCGATGAAAGTCGACGGTTGGAGATTTTGCGTGGTAGCGATGTGTTTGTTTTGCCGTCTTTGGTAGAGGGATTGTCAATTTCTTTGTTAGAGGCAATGGCTTGTGGTCTGGCATGTTTAGCTACAAATGTGGGTGCAGATGGGGAAGTGTTAGAGAATGGCGCTGGTGTAGTTCTCACTCCCAGGCGCGTCACGTCACAACTATCAACTCTGCTACCTTTGTTTCAAGATCATCCAGAACTTACCATCTTACTAGGGCAAAAAGCGCGACAGCGAGTAATAGAGCGCTATACCCTGAGTCAGAATATCAATCGGTTAGAGCAGCTTTATGACAGCGTATTGTCACAACGGCAAAGTTCAAAAATTCTCAGTTCTAAGTTTCGCGCTCGACTCTAGATAAATTCTAGATAAATTGTAGAGGCGTTCCCGGGAACGCCTCTACAATTTATCTATTCAACCAACCAGCACTTAAAACTACTGTTAAACCTAAAAACGTTACTACCAATGCCCAAGTAACGCGATTTAGCGTTGTTTCGGCACTTTTGGTACTGCTAAATAACTGTGCCTGACCGCCGATCGCACCGATCCCATCACCTTTGGGACTGTGCAGTAATACCAAAACAATCAAACCCACGGCAGAAAATGCCCAGATAGCTTCAAGAACTGTAGTAACTGTCATAGTGCGAATTAGCTCAGATGGCGCAAAAAAAGTATAGCTTACTTGCTTACTTATTTAACTTTACCAGCCCATTCTGACAGGAGTACGGGAAGATTGTACTTCATACTTAGCTGGAGCAATTAAAGATTGACCAGTCATCTCTGCTGGTTGGGAAAGCTGCAAGATTTCTAAAATCGTCGGCGCGAGATCGGCAAGCTTGCCGTCACTCCTAAGCGCTACCTCTGTACCGTAACCGGGTATTTTTGCTTTTTCGCCTTCAATTAAAATGAAGGGGACTGGATTAGTCGTGTGTGCCGTCCAAGGATTTCCCTGTTCGTCGCGGAGGGATTCAGCATTACCGTGATCGGCTGTGACTAATGTCGTGCCTCCTACTTGACCGATCGCCTCCAATAACCGTCCCAAGCATCGATCGACAGTTTCAACTGCTTCTACAGTCGCACCTATATCACCTGTATGACCTACCATATCAGGGTTGGCATAGTTAATGACTACCAGGGAGTAAACTTGTTGCTTTATCGCGGCGATCGCTACATCAGTCACCGCTTCAGCTGACATGGCTGGCGCTTTGTCGTAGGTCGCCACCATCGGACTCATCACCATTTCCCGATCTTCACCTGCAAATGGGTCTTCTAAGCCGCCATTGAAGAAGTAAGTAACGTGGGCGTATTTTTCTGTCTCTGCGGTGCGAAACTGCTTGAGTCCATGCTGGGAGATGACTTCGCCTAAAATGTTATTAAGATTCTGCGGCTCAAAAGCGATGGGGACGGAAAGTTCGGAGTCGTATTGCGTAAACGTGACAAATGATAAAGGCTCGATCTGCTGCCGTTCAAAGCCGTCAAAATCTGGCTTGACAAAAGCATAAGTGAGCTGTCTGGCGCGATCGGGGCGAAAATTGTAAAAGACTACGCCATCACCTGGTTCTACCGCTCCCGGAGCGATGCGGGTAGGGATGACAAATTCATCAGTGACTCCCTCATCGTAGGAAGCTTGTAAGACCTCAACTGCCGATCGCCCGTCGCCTGCACCGTCTTGAGTCATCACATCGTAGGCACGTTTAACGCGATCCCAGCGGCGATCGCGATCCATTGCGTAGTAACGACCGCTTAGAGTGACGATCTGACCAACACCAATTGACTCTGCGTGTTCTTGAATCTGTTTGAGAGCTTCCACGCCTTCTGTAGGTGTTGTATCGCGTCCATCCGTGATTGCATGGATGCATACCTGAGCGATCTCTTGCGCCTTTGCTAAGTCTAGTAATCCTAACAAGTGGCTTAAATGGGAGTGTACCCCACCTTCCGAGCATAAGCCGATTAGATGCAGTTTACCATTTCTGTCTTTGACTTCTCGGCACAACTGAGCAATCGCTGCGTTTTGCCCAATTGAACCATCTTCGACCGCGTCTGTAATTCTGACTAATTCTTGCGGTACAACTCGCCCTGCACCAATATTCAGGTGTCCGACTTCCGAGTTGCCCATTTGACCCTCTGGCAACCCTACTGCTTTGCCTGAAGTGCGAATTAGAGTTCTGGGATAGACTGCCCAGAGGCTATCCATTACAGGAGTTTTTGCAGATGAAATCGCGTTACCGTCTGCTGCCTCGCGATAACCCCATCCGTCTAATATCACTAGCACCACGGGAGCAACAGGTGCTTGGGTCATACGATGTTACCCTTTACTTTTGTTAACTCAACCGTCATGATACCACTGCTGATTGTCTCTGCAAGGGTTTTTTTGCTGATTTTGTCATTTTCTCTACTATAACTTTCAGTTTTTCTACTGGGGATCGCCTCTGGGAGGGGCGAGGAGTGAGGAGTGAGGAATTGTAGATTTGAGATTTCGGATTCTAGATTGAATCTCCCCCTTGTCTCCCTTGTCTCCCTTGTCTCTCTCCTAACTCCTACTCCCTTTCTTAGCGGCAGCTTTAGCGGCTTTGGCGGCTTTTTTAGCAGCTTTCTCGGCAGCAATCGCGGCTTGTCTTTCCTGTTCTCGTTCTTCTGCTAATTTATTTTGGTAGTAATGGTAATCTCCCAAATAAACTCGAAATTCTCCATCGCGAATTTCAATAATTTTGTTGGCAACTTGAGAGATGAAGTAGCGATCGTGAGAAACGATCAGTACCGTACCATCGTAATTTTGAATTGCTTCTTCCAGCATTTCTTTCGCTGGAATATCTAAATGATTTGTCGGCTCATCTAAAATCAATAAATTTGCCGGACGCAGCAGCATTTTTGCTAAGGCAAGACGGGCTTTTTCGCCTCCACTTAAGGCTGCAACTTTTTTAAATACCGTGTCGCCGCTAAATAAAAATCTTCCTAACAACGTGCGAACTTCTTCATTCGTCCAGTCGGGAACTTCATCATGGATCGTTTCCATGACGGTTTTGTTTAAATCTAAGGCTTCTGCTTGATTCTGCTCGAAATAGCTAGGAATCACGTTATGAGCGCCTAGTTCGACTGCTCCTTCTGTCGGTTCCTCCATTCCTGTAATCAGACGCAGTAATGTAGATTTACCCGCACCATTGGGACCGAGAAAAGCAATGCGATCGCCTCTTTCTATTAAGAGGTTTCCACCTAAAAATAAGATTTTGTCGTCATATACATGGGTTAAATCTTGAATTTTCACCACTTCTCGTCCGCTACGGGGTGCGGGTGGAAAGCGAAAATGCAGGGTTTTTAAGTCAGATATCGGTGCTTCGACACGCTCGATTTTATCTAATTGTTTTTCGCGGCTTTTTGCTTGCGTACTGCGAGTAGCACTAGCTCTAAATTTATCGACAAAGGCTTGCTGTTTGTCAAGTTCTTTCTGTTGCCGTTCGTAGGCACTTTGTTGTGCTTCCTTAGCTTCAAATTTTTGTTGTAAATAAATCGAATAGTTACCTAAATATGTGGTGGAAACTCCTCTCTCAGTTTCGACAATTTGAGTGCAAAGGCGATCGAGGAATTCGCGGTCGTGAGAAACAATTACCATCGGTGTAATTAACCCTTTCAGGTAATTTTCCAACCACTCAATAGTTTCTAAATCTAAATGGTTAGTCGGCTCGTCTAGAAGTAACAAATCGGGTTTTTGTAGTAAAATCTTGCCCAAACTCATCCGCATCTGCCAACCGCCACTAAAAGCGCTGACAAGGCGATCGCCATCTCCTGGTTCAAATCCCAGCTCTGGCAAGATTTTATCGATTTGCGCCTCCAGGCTGTAACCATCCAAAGCTTCAAACTGGCGCTGGAAGCGATCCATTTGTCGCAGGAGTTTATCTAATTCTTCGGGTGTTGCGGTTTCTAACTGATGTTGTACGTTTGTCAAACTTTCATGAACTTCGTTTGCCTCAACAAAGGCACGCCAGAACTCTTCCTTTACAGTACGAGTAGGATCGACTTCAAATTCTTGGGTCAAGTATGCTATGTGTAAACTAGCAGGACGAATCACCTCTCCGGTGGTTGGCTCAATCTCTCCAGCAATAATTTTCAGTTGGGTAGACTTGCCTGCTCCGTTGACACCTACTAAACCGATGCGATCGCCTGCTTTGACTTCCCAATTCACATCTTTCAGGACTTCACCAGTAGGATAAATTTTACTAATGTGTTCCAGTCGCAGCATTCAGTCTCTCCAAGGGCGATCGCTTCATCGACATCGTAACAAAATTTAATCGCAAGATGTAGGGGGCATTCTTCAATACCGACAAAAGATTTGGAGAATCTTAATTTCTAGGTTGAAGTCACATAAGGTGACTAATATGATTGACGCGCAGTCCTCACACCTCTATATTGAATTATCTTCACTAGGCTGTTGGTACGCAAATTCGGTGCATCCAATTGATTCAAACAAGGAATAACAAATGAGCTTGTATGATGAGACAATTTCCAAAATTCTCCAACTGCCAGAACCGCTTGTTAAGGAAGTAAGTCATTTTGTAGACTCTTTACGATTAGACAAAGATAACACTCGCTCGGCTTTATGGATGCAATCTACCGAAGCATTGAAAATTAGCACTTCAGATTTATCAGATTATTCCAAGCACCCAGAAGAGTACGAAACACGTTTGGCGCGGGGAGAGATTCAGCAGTAGTTTGAGGTTGGTTGGATAGGGAGGGGGGGCGATCGCTATTTCGATCTCCAAAGTAGTCTTTGGTTAAGCTGGAGATCGGGAATATAGTGCGATCGCGCCAGGGACTTGAAGATGAATTTGTACGATGAAACAATTTCAAAAATTCGCCAATTACCCGAACCTCTCGTTCAAGAAGTGAATGACTTCGTAGATTTTTTGATGATTACAAGAAACAGCGATCGTTCTGAGTTGTGGACGCAGTTAACTGAAGCTTTAAAACTCGCTGAGTCAGCCTTTTCAGATTATTTAGAAAATTTAAAAGAATACGAAGAACGTCTTGCCCGTGGTGAAATTCAGTGGTAGCAGTTTCTAGAGGAGATGTAGCTTTGTGCGATCTCAATCCTGTAATAGGTACAGAACAGGCAGGATACAACCTGTAGTTATTCTACAAATCGATCGTGCTAATGCTATCAGTCCTCACACAATTATTGCGCCGTTTACAACCAATATTCGCCGTACGTTATTGCCTTCTCATATATTCGTTCCAGCAGATATTGGAGGAATTAGCCAAGACTCTGTAATACTTTGCGAACAAATTCGAGTTATAGACAAATCTAGATTGATTAGTGTATTAGGTCATTTAGATGATATCTACTTGCAAAAGCTGGCGATAGCACTGAGCCTAATTTTAGGCTTGTTAAGCGAGGAGTAGGCGATCGCTTTGATGGAAATACCAATTAATTCTACTTTGAGTTTTTAGCACTGAGCATGAACTCAATTAGCCTCTTTCTATCCCATAGTTTTACTCCATTAGAATATGCAAGATTAAATGCATTGTCTGTAAATCGATTGTTTGTAACTACCATTGCCTTGTTTGCTTTATAGTGTTTGACTGCACATGATACTTCTTGTACAGCCTTCACTCCTACAGGATTTTTACTTCGTTTTGCCTGAACAATAGTTTTTATACCATCCTTGTACAAAATTAGATCTGCTCCATAATCTTGAGTGTCTAAAGTCAGACTCACTTGGTATCCAGTTTTTCTAAAAAGTATAGATAAAAGTTGTTCAAACTCTTTTCCGCTCATCTTGTCAACTTCTTGAATACCGCTAGCAAGAATACGTCTTTCCTCTTCTTGCCTATGTCTTTCACTTTCCTTAGCAAGCTCATTAACACCAACAAAAATAGCAGCCCCAGCTAAGGCAGCACCAACAATAAGTGGTAGCACAAAATACTCCTAATTCTATGTATCTGTATAAGACATTTCTTTAAAGCCACGACAAAAGTGTCTTGCATATTTCTCTTGTAGTTGTAATATATATTACTTTAACTGAAATATTTGTACTGATATTTCAAATACTCTTAGCTAACTCTTTATAATTTCGTAGAGACAATGCGATCGCACTTCCTCACCCCACAATCCCTAAGCGCGATCGCATTTTCTCATCACAGGGATCTTCCCTGGCGCAGTTTCACATATATAAAAATTAATCCTCCCTAAATTTAGGAAGGATTATGTTGCCATATCTTAACGTACCAATC from Chroococcidiopsis sp. SAG 2025 harbors:
- a CDS encoding ABC-F family ATP-binding cassette domain-containing protein; its protein translation is MLRLEHISKIYPTGEVLKDVNWEVKAGDRIGLVGVNGAGKSTQLKIIAGEIEPTTGEVIRPASLHIAYLTQEFEVDPTRTVKEEFWRAFVEANEVHESLTNVQHQLETATPEELDKLLRQMDRFQRQFEALDGYSLEAQIDKILPELGFEPGDGDRLVSAFSGGWQMRMSLGKILLQKPDLLLLDEPTNHLDLETIEWLENYLKGLITPMVIVSHDREFLDRLCTQIVETERGVSTTYLGNYSIYLQQKFEAKEAQQSAYERQQKELDKQQAFVDKFRASATRSTQAKSREKQLDKIERVEAPISDLKTLHFRFPPAPRSGREVVKIQDLTHVYDDKILFLGGNLLIERGDRIAFLGPNGAGKSTLLRLITGMEEPTEGAVELGAHNVIPSYFEQNQAEALDLNKTVMETIHDEVPDWTNEEVRTLLGRFLFSGDTVFKKVAALSGGEKARLALAKMLLRPANLLILDEPTNHLDIPAKEMLEEAIQNYDGTVLIVSHDRYFISQVANKIIEIRDGEFRVYLGDYHYYQNKLAEEREQERQAAIAAEKAAKKAAKAAKAAAKKGSRS
- a CDS encoding type II toxin-antitoxin system PemK/MazF family toxin yields the protein MRSQSCNRYRTGRIQPVVILQIDRANAISPHTIIAPFTTNIRRTLLPSHIFVPADIGGISQDSVILCEQIRVIDKSRLISVLGHLDDIYLQKLAIALSLILGLLSEE
- a CDS encoding DUF2281 domain-containing protein; this translates as MNLYDETISKIRQLPEPLVQEVNDFVDFLMITRNSDRSELWTQLTEALKLAESAFSDYLENLKEYEERLARGEIQW
- a CDS encoding restriction endonuclease; its protein translation is MLPLIVGAALAGAAIFVGVNELAKESERHRQEEERRILASGIQEVDKMSGKEFEQLLSILFRKTGYQVSLTLDTQDYGADLILYKDGIKTIVQAKRSKNPVGVKAVQEVSCAVKHYKANKAMVVTNNRFTDNAFNLAYSNGVKLWDRKRLIEFMLSAKNSK